The Methanoculleus marisnigri JR1 genome window below encodes:
- the ercA gene encoding alcohol dehydrogenase-like regulatory protein ErcA — protein sequence MIQRSQFDLRKFVAPEFICGYGALHLAGRYARNFGMKQVLLVTDPGVRAAGWAGAVGESLTEAGVSFTVFDAISANPRSRQVMAGTEAYLAGECNGIVAVGGGSPMDCAKGIGIASSSMRDILTFEGVDRVPVPAPPLICIPTTAGSSADVSQFAIITDEGRKRKIAIVSKTLVPDISLLDPEPLTTMPRELTVDTGMDTLSHAIEAYVSNASSPMTDVHALEAIRLIASALPAAMAEPDDLNLRFSTLLASLHAGLAFSNASLGAVHAMAHSLGGAYDLAHGRCNALLLEHVMAANYDAASGRYDRIGEILGQGRATPAEGAAAFRKTLGITETLAEVGVRVDAIPALAAAAHADPCMVTNPRSLACEDIERIYGHAL from the coding sequence ATGATCCAGAGAAGCCAGTTTGACCTGAGAAAATTCGTAGCTCCCGAATTTATCTGCGGATACGGGGCCCTGCACCTTGCAGGGCGGTATGCCCGCAACTTCGGGATGAAGCAGGTGCTCCTCGTCACCGACCCGGGTGTCCGGGCCGCAGGCTGGGCCGGGGCCGTCGGGGAGAGCCTGACCGAAGCGGGGGTATCGTTCACCGTCTTCGATGCCATCTCCGCGAATCCCCGCTCCCGGCAGGTGATGGCGGGTACGGAAGCATACCTCGCCGGGGAGTGCAACGGCATCGTCGCCGTCGGCGGGGGCAGCCCGATGGACTGCGCCAAGGGGATCGGGATAGCGTCCTCCAGCATGCGCGACATCCTCACGTTCGAGGGCGTCGACCGGGTGCCGGTGCCTGCCCCGCCGCTCATCTGCATCCCGACGACCGCCGGAAGTTCCGCCGACGTCTCCCAGTTCGCCATCATCACGGACGAAGGGAGGAAGCGGAAGATCGCCATCGTTTCTAAAACGCTCGTCCCCGACATCTCCCTGCTCGATCCCGAACCCCTGACGACGATGCCGCGTGAACTGACCGTGGATACCGGCATGGATACCCTCAGCCACGCGATCGAGGCCTATGTCTCGAACGCCAGTTCCCCGATGACCGACGTGCATGCCCTCGAGGCGATACGGCTCATCGCGAGCGCACTCCCGGCGGCCATGGCCGAGCCGGACGACCTGAACCTGCGGTTCTCGACCCTCCTTGCCAGCCTTCACGCCGGACTTGCGTTCTCGAACGCAAGCCTCGGGGCGGTGCACGCGATGGCGCACAGTCTCGGCGGGGCCTACGATCTTGCGCACGGGCGGTGCAACGCGCTCCTCCTCGAGCACGTGATGGCGGCGAACTACGACGCGGCGTCCGGCCGGTACGACCGGATCGGCGAGATCCTCGGGCAGGGACGGGCAACCCCGGCAGAGGGGGCGGCCGCGTTTCGGAAAACGCTCGGGATCACGGAAACCCTCGCCGAAGTCGGCGTCCGGGTGGATGCGATCCCCGCTCTTGCGGCGGCGGCGCACGCCGATCCCTGCATGGTAACGAACCCGCGCAGCCTCGCCTGCGAAGACAT